The genomic interval TCCGGCAATAAGCATGCTTTCGCCAAAATATATGAACGTTATTTTGACGTGCTTTATTTACATGCCTATCAACGTTTACGGGACAAGGACGAAGCCAAAGATCTTGTACAGGAACTATTCTCTCATCTCTGGAGCAGCCGGGAAAGCCTTCCTCCCGTTTCGAATTTTTCCGGCTACCTCTATACATCCGTCAGGAACAGGATATTGAATATCCTTGCCCATAAATACGTTGAAGATAAGTTCCTCTCATCGCTGCAACATGCTGAAAATAAGGCAGAAGCCATTACTGATCACCTTGCGCGGGAGCGCCAGCTGGCCATGATCATAGAGAAAGAGATACAATCCTTGCCCCCAAAAATGCGGCACGTATTTGAATTAAGCCGGAAGGCAAACCTGTCGTATAAGGAGATAGCGGCAAGACTGGAATTGAGCGAGCAGTCTGTCAGGAGCCATGTAAAGGGAGCCTTAAGGCTGTTACGGACAAGGTTAGGCCTATGGATATGTTTATGTGTGATCATTAACATTATGCCCGTATCAGCTCCTGGTACAGAAGGCAGACTGTTACCAGGTATTTCTCGTGAAAAAAACATGTTTGCTCAGTAGTAAGCTATACGCTGTGGATGATACCTGTGCCCTTACAAGACCAATCCCATTGCAGCATCGGCTACTGCAACGGGATTGTTTGTCCGGTATGATGCCGGGAAAAAATATTCCTGTCAGTTATAAAGAGTATGCGCTTCCAGCCCATTCAGCACAATACATTTTAAACTTATTGCTTTGTCTTTCCCGGATCATCTGCAGGATCTACATACGTTACTCCTGAAGGACCATATCCTGTTATTTCAACAATAACAGCTTCTCCCCTGGTCATTGCAAAATGATTTTGATCCGGCAGTTCCGAGTAAATACTTCCAACGGGCAGCTTCTTTAACTTGCCCTCATCAAATACGTCGCCATACCCGAAATACCATGTTCCTGCTACCACAGTGCCGATCCTGTCGTCCGGGTGCAGGTGGGCCGGAATTTTCGTATTCGCCGCCACCTTCAGCAAAATTGTGTACAGACCAGGTTTGGAAGGATCTCCGTGAATAACGATCACCTGCACAGCACTTAAATTAGAAGATCCCGGAGCTGATGGACCATTTGATCTTGCTGCTATAACTTCCTGTGGTGTCATTCTGAGCTGTCCCTTATTATCCGATTGCGCGCTTGCCGGCGTAACATACCAACACAGCAGAAATAATATTATCAATTTAACCGTATGCATAAATTTTGCTTTATTACCTATGATGAGACTTTAGAAATTTGCTTTTTTCTCCGCGAAAGGACCGGGCCATACGCGATTTACTTTGCAAGAAGGAATGCAAGTAAATCATGTTGTACCTGCGGAGTATTTTCCTGTACTATCCAATGGCCAGCTCCCTTGATAATAGATGAAGTAACATGCTCGGCAACCAGCTTACAATGGTCCGGTAAAAAACTACCTCCATACTCGCTGCCCATAGCCAGCAAAGGCATCTTTAAGCGCTGTTTCATAAACACCTTATTATCCAGTGCATCCTCGTCAAAGGCCGCAAACCAATGAAAAGCGCCATATGTGGATTTTGGCGTGCTATAAGCGCGTATAAACTCTTCCGCCTCATCCCTGGTAAATGCATCATGTATATGTCCTACTACAGGCCAAAACCCGGTGAGGAACTGTCTTTCCTTCCCGGCCACAACATCTGCAGACGCTGGCATGGCAAAAAAACCAAACCACCATGCCTTCGCCCTTACCTCACTCCAGACAGGTTCCACACCAGGCAGTAATGCATCCAGCAGCGCCACCTTCACTACCTCGTCACCAAATTGCGCAGCGTACGCATATGCTACCATCAAACCAATATCATGACCCACTACATGCACTTTGTTATAACCAAGCTGCTTAACGAGCCCATGTAAATCCTGCGCCAATTGCTTTTTTGTATAACCGGTATCCGGCTTGTCACTTTCACCAAGCCCCGGCAAATCCGGCGCGATAACAGTAAAATGTTTAGAAAGCTCCGGCAATAAGCGGTTCCACATATACCAGTTTTGTCCAAATCCATGGATCAGTAATAATGGCTCTCCCGAACCGCCAGCTACATAATGTATCCTGAGGCCATTGACATCAGCTACCTGGCTTTTAAAATTCGATGGCGGCTGTGCAGGCTTCGGCACTCCTTTACTCGTATCTGTATTCATAGCGCCGGCGGTTTGTATATGCGGCGGCTGGCTGCTACATGCTGCAATCAGAAAAGCGGCAGCGAGAACAATTGTCATTTTCATAGTAGAAAATTTTAAGTAATTATTTGAATCTTTGTTTGAGTTTATTGTACAGAATAATATCTTCGGGGTACCCTTATCCAACAAGTTTTGTTCATACTACCCCGACTGCTTTTCTATCCATTCAAGAATATAAGTAGCGTCTGTTTCCCAGGTAGATTGTCCTAAAACAAAATGATTGCGACCTTCAAACTCCCTGTACTCCGTGACGGAATTACTGTGCCTGTATTTTCTATAATTGGCATAGTTAAGAGACGCCGGTATAGTGTGGTCAGCACTACCGGCAGTAAGCAGTAAGGGAGCATGGGGATTCTCAAAATTCACACGCGCAGCCCGGGTTATTGTGTCTCTCACAATAAGTTTTGACTCCGGTATAGCGAACTGGTAATAGGCCTCCTTTTGCGCCTCGCATTCCATTCCGTTCGTGAATGCATATTGCCACTGTTTAAACGACATTAAGAACGTATTCTCCGTTGATGTAAAAAAACCAAGCGGGCCCCAGCCGGCTTTCAAAAATGATAACTTAAAAGTGAAGATACCCTGCGGCGGAACAGAGTGAATGGCAACTCCCGCAGCACCCAGTCCCTGTTGTAATAAAAGCTGAACGATGAGCCCCCCGATGGAATGCCCGATCAATACAGGCCGTTCGGGCAACGCTTTCACAATCGAAGCATAATGATTGACTAATGCAGGCAGCCTGATGGATGCGATCTTTGTATTCGGATGGCTATTACGCAAAGCTTCCGCCGGTGCATCTTTATATGGCCACGCAGGAGCAACTGTTTTATACCCCCTGCGTTCATAATAATCCTTCCATTTATCCCAGCAGCTATGGCTTACAAAAGCACCCGTAATAAAAACTATTGTTTTTGTAGGAATACCTTTCATGATTCATTTTTTGGTTAGTAACCACTTCCAACACCAAACAAATGCCATCAATCTAAACAGGTATCAATCAGTCACTTGTTGAAAACGAAATACAGGACCACCGCGAAATATCGCGGTAACAAAACAATGCCATGAAATAAAACGGCATTATTGTATCTTTAAAAAGGATATAAGAAACGACATTGCAACCCGGGCACTATATTTTCTAAGACAATATGATAAGGCAACTTGTATATGTAGCTATATTGATAACAATAGCACATGCTGCTGTCACTGCACAGCGGGTAGACGATAATGCCGCTGATCTGCTTTTACAATTAAAACAAAGTAAAGAAGATACCAATAGAGTAATACTGCTGTTGCAGTTAAGCGACCAGTATTTCCATAAGGCATCTGAAAACACAAAACATCTTGACAGCGCGCTATTACATGAATATGCTGCCGAACAGCTCAGCAGGAAATTAAATTACCCCAGGGGCATTGGAAATAGTTATGAACAGCTTTCCAAAATCCTTCATGTACAAAACAAAACGGCCAGTGCAAGGAGCTTCGCCGAAAAAGCAATCACCATCTTCAGGGAACATGATTTCTTCCTGGAATTAGGTTATGCATACTATGACCTGTCAGGTTATTATTCAATAAATTCCAACGAAGGGTTAGCGGAGAGAATACGTATTGTAGAGCAACTTGCACTACCTGCCTTTCAAAAGTCCGGAAGCATATTAAAAGAAGCGGACATCCTGAAAGAGCTGGCTGACCTGTTGCAGCTAATAGGAAACTATTCAAAGGCCTTAGCCATGCTACATCGCTCGCTTCAATTATACCAATCCATACAATATACTCGTCTCGAAGACATTTATGATCTGCTAGGCGCCGTTTATAGTGTAACGGGAAACAACGAGCAGGCTTTAAAATACGGATTGCTTGCTGTAAACGCCGCCGCTTCCCTCAACGACACAAGCATCCAGCTGGCTACTGTTTTTAACCGCGTAGGTTCAACCTACAACCGCATGAAGAAATATAACGCAGCGTACGAATACTTCCAGAAAGCACTATCAGTTGCGGAAAAACACAATAACATTGAAACAATTGATCTCCTGATATCTAAAATCTCGAGAACGTTAATAGCCTTACATAAACCGCATGAAGCCCTGGATATCTTGCAGGAGGCAGAACAAAAATACCCACCCGGCGACATCTATTCCAGGCTATATCTCACCGCAAGTTTACTGATCACCTATAAAGAATTAAAACAATATCAACAGGCACAAAAGTATTGCGATCAGCTCCTGGCTATTTCAAAAAGCCTTGATAAATATGAGCCCGACCAGAGCGAAGCGCAATATCCGGTAACAGAATTCTACCTCGCAACACATCAATATGAACTTGCCCGTAAACATCTTGCCGGATCTGATACTTTTTACAAAGCGATTCAAAGTCCCCTTGAATTAAACCATAATCATTACCTATGGTTTAAGCTGGATTCCATACAAGGGAATTACCTTGCTGCAATTTCCCATTATCAGCTATATAAAATGCTAAGTGATTCTTTGCTGAATGAAACTACAAACAATCACATCGAACAATTGCAGGTCGAATTTGAGACCGAAAAGAAAGACCAGGATATTAAAATGCTCGAAAATGCGACGAAACTCCAGGAAAGCAGATTAACCCAGGCTACGCAAACCCGCAACTGGGTGATCGGCGCTGTTCTATTGCTGCTTATCATCATAGGCTTGCAGGCAAACAATTCATGGATAAAGCAACAGGCCAATAAAAAATTAAAGACACAGCAACAGGAAATCGAAAAGAAGAACATTGCGCTTCAACACCTGATCAGGGAAAAAGAATGGCTTATAAAGGAGATCCACCATCGTGTAAAAAACAACTTCCACACTGTGTCAGGCTTGCTGGCTACGCAATCGGCATACCTCAAAACAAATGAGGCTATTGAAGCCGTGAGTGAAAGCCATCACCGCATCCAGGCCATGTCCCTTATTCATCAGAAATTGTATCAATCAGATAATCTATCTGCCATCTATATGCCGGACTATGTATACGAACTGGCAGATTATCTGCGTGACAGTTTTAATATACGCAAGTCGGTTCAATTCAATTTACAAATCGAGCCCATAGAATTGAATCTGTCACATTGTGTTCCGCTCGGGCTAATTATGAATGAAGCTATCACCAATTCGATTAAATATGCTTTTCCGGACAACAAAAATGGAACTATCTGCATTTCATTAAAACATACGTCAGAAAGCAACTTACTGCTAACAATCAGCGATGATGGTGTGGGTTTACAACAAAACCCCGCTTCCCAAAGCGCTCAGTCAATGGGCATGAAGTTAATGTATGGATTGAGTGAAGATATAGACGGCAAATTTACCATAACCGGCTGCAAGGGAACTGAAATAACACTGGAATTCATTTACGATGCATAATAAGCATACTTACTATCGCAATTAAGCATTTAAAAGACAACTTATTCTATATGAAAGAGAAAATACTAATTGTGGAAGACCAGTTTGTAGAAGCTGACTATCTACAGCTTATGCTCACGCAGGCAGGCTATACCATTGCAGGCATCGCACGCTCAGTTCCCCAGGCAGAGCAGATCATAAAAACTGAAAAGCCCGATTTTGTGCTGGTCGACATTTTCCTGAAAGGCAAGCAAACAGGTATTGATCTGGCCAAACAACTATCTGCCGACAACATTCCATTCGTTTATCTGTCTGCTAATTCAAATGAAGAGGTACTGAACGCCGCTAAAACTACCGAGCCATATGGCTTTCTAGTAAAGCCATTCAGGGAGAAAGACCTGCTTATTGCACTTGAAATTGCGCACTACCGGCACAAACACAACCAGGAATCGAAATGGCAAAGAGAAAAACAACTACGAAACGACCTGTTTAATATCGAGAAAGAAGGAGGCAACTGGAATACCAAAGTTATTGAAACGGCCAAAGCACTTCAAAAGCATATACCTTTCGATTGTATGTGCGTATATTTCAAACCCCTGGAAAGCAGGCATTACAGTGGTTTTATGTTCAGAAGATCAGGATTTAGTGAATACCAGACAATTGACATTAACAGTCTCTCAAATATATCCGCAAGGCCGATAGAAGACATTAAACGCCTGCTCGAGCATAACCCTATTGATAATACGGCAGGGTGGTATAACGGTGATGAGTTTAAAAACCTGTTACCCGTTCATCCTATGAAAGCCATGCTTGCAAAAGTATTTGGTTTTTCTTCCAACATTGTGCTGCCATTTTTAACCTCGGACAGCTATATGTTTTCACTCAGCTTCTTCCGTCGTTCGGAAGAAGGCTATAGTGCTGAACATCTCGACATGCTTTTCCGCCTGCAACAACCCTTGATCGCTGTTATGAACAGCATCTCTCCAAATGAAAAAAGATCTGCATTGTCCATACATCCAGAGTTCGATATGCTTGCCCCGGCTAAAACAGCCGGCATAAGTCCGGACTTCGGAACTATTATTGGGAAAAGCCCGGCACTGCTGAATGTAATGGATCTAATAGGCCAGGTGGCTTATTCAGATACCTCTGTGCTATTGCTTGGGGAAAGCGGAACCGGGAAAGAAAAAATTGCGGACGCAATACATAATTTATCTACCAGGAAAAATAAACCATTTGTAAAAGTAAATTGTGCCGCACTGCCCCCAACCTTAATTGAATCTGAACTATTCGGTCATGAGAAAGGCGCCTTTACAGGTGCGCTTGACAAACGTATCGGGAAGTTTGAAAAAGCTGACACCGGCACTATCTTACTGGATGAAATCGGAGAAATGCCGCTTGAACTGCAGGTAAAATTATTGCGGGTATTGCAGGAAAAGGAAATAGAAAGAATAGGCGGCAGAAATACACTAAAGATCGACGTAAGAATTATTGCAGCAACGAATAAGAACCTCGAAAAAGAAGTAGCGGAAGGGCGTTTTCGGCTTGACCTCTACTATCGTCTGAATGTTTTCCCCATCCGGATCCCCCCCTTACGTGAACGCAAGGAAGATCTGCCCGCACTGGCCTATCACTTTATGAACCATTACAATCACAAATCCGGGAAAAAGATCAGCGGTATTTCAGACAATGTCCTGAAAAGCATGATGGCATATGACTGGCCGGGCAATATCCGCGAATTGGAGCATTTGATAGAAAGGAGCGTGTTGCTTACCAGGGGAAGTGTGATAGAAGACATTCAACTACCAGCTGCGCCCAAAAAACCAGACGCAGGCATTGAAGACTCGTATATAAAGACCATTCACGAGAATGAACGGGATTACATCATTTCAATCCTGAAAAAATGTAACGGGAGGATCTGGGGCGCTGGAGCAGCGGCTGAAATTTTAAATATTCCTCCTTCTACATTAAAATCAAGAATGAAAAAACTGGGTATCAGGAAGGAGTTTATACCATAGCAGATTGCCCGGCAATGCTGACCCTTTAAGCAAACCAGATTGACCTTTTAAAACAAGCCCACAAACATTGGTTTGGCGAACTTTGTATTGTAAATACAGAGCGATGCTTAATACCGGTGACATAAGAAGTCTGCAAAAACCAATTATTCTCTTCAATAATTATGGCAGTGATTTTATCGAAGGAGAAGCATTTGTGACGGATCACATATTTAGCTATATCATATCCGGTACACAGGAGATATGGTCCGGTAATCAAACTTATGCTTTCAAAGCCGGCGATTATCGATTCTTCAGAAGAAACCAGCTGACCAAGTATGTGAAACGCCCTGCCCCGCAAGGGTTTAAATCAATAGCAGTACACATCGATCAGGGTACACTCCGGGAAATGGCGGCTTTATATGGAAATCATCATAAAAGCCCCTACCAGGGAAAAGAGGTGGAACTGCTCAAGCCCTATTCCTCCCTGGAAAGCTATGTAAACAGCCTGACGCCTTACTCAAACGGATCAGGAATTTATGAGGAAGCACTTGTTTCATTGAAAGCCAAAGAGCTGGTATTGCTTTTACTACAAACAAATCCGCTGGTCGGGCAGGCCCTGTTTGATTTTAGTGTGCCTGGTAAAATAGATCTTGTTGCCTTCATGAACACACACTACCGGTACAATGTGGGACTAGACCGGATGGCCTACCTGACCGGACGTAGCTTATCGACTTTTAAAAGGGATTTCAAAAGAGCGTTTAACACCACTGCCGGCCGCTGGCTTACAAAGAGACGACTGGAAGAAGCTAATTACCTGATCACCCAAAAAGGTAAAACAGCATCCGAGATCTATCTGGATCTTGGATTTGAGGACTTGTCACATTTTTCTTCTGCATATAAAAAGATCTTTGGGACCTCCCCTTCCTACCGGTGGCTACCATAGTATTCAAATTTTACTAAAATAAACATCATGGATTACAAATTAGCGGGCAAGCGTGCGCTGGTAACAGGTTCCAGCGCCGGCCTGGGAGAAGCTATTGCCCTAATGCTGGCAAATGAGGGTGCACATCTGATCGTACATGGACGTAATGAAAACAGGACTAATGCCATAGTACAGCGGATTATTGAAAGCGGAGGCAAGGCAGAAGCGGTGCTGGGCGATCTCTCCACTGATGAAGGGGCAGATCAGGTAGCCAACCAGGCATTGGCAGGTGGGCCGGTAGACATACTGGTAAACAATGCCGGCTTTTATGCACACACTTCGTGGTCAAATACTTCCTGTCAGGACTGGCTGGACGTATATAATGTGAACGTGATCTCTTACGTACGCATGATCCAGCGGATAGTCCCTACAATGAAATTACAGGGCTGGGGAAGAGTCATTAATATCGGCGGCGGCCTCGGTTTACAACCAATAAGCGATCTGCCACATTACAACGCCAGCCTGGCTGCGCGTCATAACATGAGCGTATCACTGGCAAGGCAATTGAGCGGGACCGGTATTACATCGAACGTAGTAGCACCCGGCGCCATCATGAACCCGGGCGTTGAGCAGTGGCTCCGCCAGGCAGCGCCGCAGAAAGGCTGGGGAACTGATATTGAAGAAATGGAGCGTAATGCAGTAAAAGAGCTAGTGCCCAATGATGCCAATCGTTTTGGAAGACAGGAAGAAGTTGCTGCCGCAGTAGTTTACCTTGCCAGTCCTTATGCAGATTACGTCAGTGGCGCGCTGCTGCGCGTTGATGCGGGCACTGTCCGCAGTATTTAAGGATAAATGGTTGTATATCCGGGCAACTGAAAAGCGGTTTCTTTGCGACCGCTTTTCAGCTGTTAAACAAATTGTATTTCACCCCTCTTTATTCCCTCATCGTTTATACTTGACAGCCGGAAGTCTTAACGGCGAAGGGTTCCCAAGGACCCATTTTACGCCAAGTTCACACATTCGGGTTGTATCGCCTGATTTTCGTTTCACTGCCTTAACGATCTCTTCTGCTTCTTTTAGTTCAGCAGCTGGAAGTTGTTTGCCCTCCCCTACAAATGACAAAAACGCGTCAGCCATCCCCTTAAAATCCTCATCCCAGTTTATTCCTCCATTACCTTCCAGTTCATGGGCGATTCGCCCGGTAATTCTGATTACTTCCCCCTGAATAGTTTCAGCCGCCCCACTTGATGGGACCAGGAGTTCCCAAAGCTCCTGATGCTGTTCCTGCCAGTTTTTTGCATTCGTCGTTATCGGAGATCGTCCATCATGCAAAACCCGTTTTGCCACCGGTTCAACACCAAACATGCTGTAAATTTCCTGCAATGCATTACTTACTTCTTCGACGGACTCTTTATTGAAACCGGCTCTGTGAAACTCGAACCGCTTACCAATTTCAACTATAAACTCCCTCATTCTTGCGGTAACTTGCACGCCGGCATCCAGGTATATTCCGGACAGTTTTGCTGTTCTGACTATGTCTATATTATTGCAGGTTCTAAGAGCCTGCTCCAATGGTGTAAAGCCGCCTGAATTTAATGCATCCATTTGCGCACCATGTGCCAGTAACAGCATCGTATTTTCAACATTATGAGAATCTGCTGCTGCATGCAGAGGAGTACCAATGGAACTGCTTTTATTATTTACGTCTGCCCCTAATTCCAATAAACTCTTTATATTACCATATATGCTACGGGACCGGCTATGAAGTGGTGTATTTCCCCAGGTATCGGTAGCTTGCAGATCCGCTCCCTGCTCAACTAACCATTTTGCCAATTCATGAGGGCACTTATCATATGCCAGGGCAGTCTGTTTACTATATCCTCCACGGGCGTCGGGTTCACATTTATCAAATATCTCTTTAAGTTGCTGAAGAGTTCCCTTGTCTAACAAGTCTTCAAAGTCTTTGGGAAGTGTTTTTTTCTTCTTTGCCATGTCATGTACGATAACTTATTTATTTAATCCGGCACCTCAACCATCTTCAATCGCTTATGTCGATTACCTGCCTCAAAATTAAAAGATAATCCTATAAATGTTAAA from Chitinophaga filiformis carries:
- a CDS encoding RNA polymerase sigma-70 factor, with the protein product MAEYDSMNDFELVNLIRSGNKHAFAKIYERYFDVLYLHAYQRLRDKDEAKDLVQELFSHLWSSRESLPPVSNFSGYLYTSVRNRILNILAHKYVEDKFLSSLQHAENKAEAITDHLARERQLAMIIEKEIQSLPPKMRHVFELSRKANLSYKEIAARLELSEQSVRSHVKGALRLLRTRLGLWICLCVIINIMPVSAPGTEGRLLPGISREKNMFAQ
- a CDS encoding cupin domain-containing protein, whose translation is MTPQEVIAARSNGPSAPGSSNLSAVQVIVIHGDPSKPGLYTILLKVAANTKIPAHLHPDDRIGTVVAGTWYFGYGDVFDEGKLKKLPVGSIYSELPDQNHFAMTRGEAVIVEITGYGPSGVTYVDPADDPGKTKQ
- a CDS encoding alpha/beta fold hydrolase; this translates as MKMTIVLAAAFLIAACSSQPPHIQTAGAMNTDTSKGVPKPAQPPSNFKSQVADVNGLRIHYVAGGSGEPLLLIHGFGQNWYMWNRLLPELSKHFTVIAPDLPGLGESDKPDTGYTKKQLAQDLHGLVKQLGYNKVHVVGHDIGLMVAYAYAAQFGDEVVKVALLDALLPGVEPVWSEVRAKAWWFGFFAMPASADVVAGKERQFLTGFWPVVGHIHDAFTRDEAEEFIRAYSTPKSTYGAFHWFAAFDEDALDNKVFMKQRLKMPLLAMGSEYGGSFLPDHCKLVAEHVTSSIIKGAGHWIVQENTPQVQHDLLAFLLAK
- a CDS encoding alpha/beta hydrolase; the protein is MKGIPTKTIVFITGAFVSHSCWDKWKDYYERRGYKTVAPAWPYKDAPAEALRNSHPNTKIASIRLPALVNHYASIVKALPERPVLIGHSIGGLIVQLLLQQGLGAAGVAIHSVPPQGIFTFKLSFLKAGWGPLGFFTSTENTFLMSFKQWQYAFTNGMECEAQKEAYYQFAIPESKLIVRDTITRAARVNFENPHAPLLLTAGSADHTIPASLNYANYRKYRHSNSVTEYREFEGRNHFVLGQSTWETDATYILEWIEKQSG
- a CDS encoding histidine kinase dimerization/phosphoacceptor domain -containing protein, coding for MIRQLVYVAILITIAHAAVTAQRVDDNAADLLLQLKQSKEDTNRVILLLQLSDQYFHKASENTKHLDSALLHEYAAEQLSRKLNYPRGIGNSYEQLSKILHVQNKTASARSFAEKAITIFREHDFFLELGYAYYDLSGYYSINSNEGLAERIRIVEQLALPAFQKSGSILKEADILKELADLLQLIGNYSKALAMLHRSLQLYQSIQYTRLEDIYDLLGAVYSVTGNNEQALKYGLLAVNAAASLNDTSIQLATVFNRVGSTYNRMKKYNAAYEYFQKALSVAEKHNNIETIDLLISKISRTLIALHKPHEALDILQEAEQKYPPGDIYSRLYLTASLLITYKELKQYQQAQKYCDQLLAISKSLDKYEPDQSEAQYPVTEFYLATHQYELARKHLAGSDTFYKAIQSPLELNHNHYLWFKLDSIQGNYLAAISHYQLYKMLSDSLLNETTNNHIEQLQVEFETEKKDQDIKMLENATKLQESRLTQATQTRNWVIGAVLLLLIIIGLQANNSWIKQQANKKLKTQQQEIEKKNIALQHLIREKEWLIKEIHHRVKNNFHTVSGLLATQSAYLKTNEAIEAVSESHHRIQAMSLIHQKLYQSDNLSAIYMPDYVYELADYLRDSFNIRKSVQFNLQIEPIELNLSHCVPLGLIMNEAITNSIKYAFPDNKNGTICISLKHTSESNLLLTISDDGVGLQQNPASQSAQSMGMKLMYGLSEDIDGKFTITGCKGTEITLEFIYDA
- a CDS encoding sigma 54-interacting response regulator codes for the protein MKEKILIVEDQFVEADYLQLMLTQAGYTIAGIARSVPQAEQIIKTEKPDFVLVDIFLKGKQTGIDLAKQLSADNIPFVYLSANSNEEVLNAAKTTEPYGFLVKPFREKDLLIALEIAHYRHKHNQESKWQREKQLRNDLFNIEKEGGNWNTKVIETAKALQKHIPFDCMCVYFKPLESRHYSGFMFRRSGFSEYQTIDINSLSNISARPIEDIKRLLEHNPIDNTAGWYNGDEFKNLLPVHPMKAMLAKVFGFSSNIVLPFLTSDSYMFSLSFFRRSEEGYSAEHLDMLFRLQQPLIAVMNSISPNEKRSALSIHPEFDMLAPAKTAGISPDFGTIIGKSPALLNVMDLIGQVAYSDTSVLLLGESGTGKEKIADAIHNLSTRKNKPFVKVNCAALPPTLIESELFGHEKGAFTGALDKRIGKFEKADTGTILLDEIGEMPLELQVKLLRVLQEKEIERIGGRNTLKIDVRIIAATNKNLEKEVAEGRFRLDLYYRLNVFPIRIPPLRERKEDLPALAYHFMNHYNHKSGKKISGISDNVLKSMMAYDWPGNIRELEHLIERSVLLTRGSVIEDIQLPAAPKKPDAGIEDSYIKTIHENERDYIISILKKCNGRIWGAGAAAEILNIPPSTLKSRMKKLGIRKEFIP
- a CDS encoding helix-turn-helix domain-containing protein → MLNTGDIRSLQKPIILFNNYGSDFIEGEAFVTDHIFSYIISGTQEIWSGNQTYAFKAGDYRFFRRNQLTKYVKRPAPQGFKSIAVHIDQGTLREMAALYGNHHKSPYQGKEVELLKPYSSLESYVNSLTPYSNGSGIYEEALVSLKAKELVLLLLQTNPLVGQALFDFSVPGKIDLVAFMNTHYRYNVGLDRMAYLTGRSLSTFKRDFKRAFNTTAGRWLTKRRLEEANYLITQKGKTASEIYLDLGFEDLSHFSSAYKKIFGTSPSYRWLP
- a CDS encoding SDR family NAD(P)-dependent oxidoreductase, which codes for MDYKLAGKRALVTGSSAGLGEAIALMLANEGAHLIVHGRNENRTNAIVQRIIESGGKAEAVLGDLSTDEGADQVANQALAGGPVDILVNNAGFYAHTSWSNTSCQDWLDVYNVNVISYVRMIQRIVPTMKLQGWGRVINIGGGLGLQPISDLPHYNASLAARHNMSVSLARQLSGTGITSNVVAPGAIMNPGVEQWLRQAAPQKGWGTDIEEMERNAVKELVPNDANRFGRQEEVAAAVVYLASPYADYVSGALLRVDAGTVRSI
- a CDS encoding ankyrin repeat domain-containing protein, with product MAKKKKTLPKDFEDLLDKGTLQQLKEIFDKCEPDARGGYSKQTALAYDKCPHELAKWLVEQGADLQATDTWGNTPLHSRSRSIYGNIKSLLELGADVNNKSSSIGTPLHAAADSHNVENTMLLLAHGAQMDALNSGGFTPLEQALRTCNNIDIVRTAKLSGIYLDAGVQVTARMREFIVEIGKRFEFHRAGFNKESVEEVSNALQEIYSMFGVEPVAKRVLHDGRSPITTNAKNWQEQHQELWELLVPSSGAAETIQGEVIRITGRIAHELEGNGGINWDEDFKGMADAFLSFVGEGKQLPAAELKEAEEIVKAVKRKSGDTTRMCELGVKWVLGNPSPLRLPAVKYKR